The nucleotide window gccgctaggtacataacctagttgaccttctttcGTGTTGGTGATGGTATAGTGCTCCCGGTAAATGAAAAATATAACATGATTTTGCAAAGATCAATGATAAAGGAAAACTTTGAATTATGTTTTACCATATTATTTTATTGtactttttaaattgttaattgatATGAATACTTCTTTCTTGATATCAATTATTATTGCATATCTTATGTCTTCTTAAATATcatcctattttctttttggggaacggtTCATGATTCGTACTAGGCATGTGGAGCTTAGGCCTTTCGGCCAcatttccattttctattttcaGGGACTGGACCTAAGCAACTTGGACCGCGTGGATAGGGCAGCCCTACATTTCCCGTTGACGTTATTTGGTGAGACTCCACGCTTGTATTTGTGGAggactttattatattaatatccTTTTGAGCCACCGGGTTATGCCTTGGCTGACTATTCCAATTCGTGTCATAAAGATTCCATAGACAACAATAGTATTCATTTTGGGTTGTAATCCTATGGTTACTTGCATGGCGTGCATGAAcgaaattttcttttatctttatgaaGCTTTGCCTTCAAAGGAAAATATTTACTTAAAGACATTATTCATGTTTTGCGTATCTTAAAATGATTGAAATTGAAGAGCCTTTCGCATCCTCCTATTAAGCATATAGATGTGTATTAATCTATAGGATGGTTCACACGGGTCGGGTAGAATACCGGGTGCCGTTCACATAATTTTTTAAAGATAAGTTTGCCCATAATCtcacgagctcaaatatataatttactctcaatttcatgcccaaaatcatggtcaaaatccgaaattatcaattttctaggttttccctcaaaccccaagttctaccaattttcatgctaaAAGCTatacataatcaatatatttaactcaaaactagcATAAACCACTTATGTCAAGCTTGGCGATGAAAATGGCACTCCCAAGTTGATCCAactcggctcccatggaggaaaaattgcgaaaatgagccaaaccctcgcttttaaaagaacacactgcctAGCCTGCTTCTCGCACTTGTGGTCCATCTgttgcttctgcggttccgcactGGCGAAAAtttccctcgcaggtgcggtctcaGCTAACTCGCCCACACCGCTTCTGTGGTCTTGCCTCTGCGGGAGCTGCATCGCACCTGCTCCCCcaactcgaggcctcaaaccacatcaaacaacaccgaaatcacgaatcacactccaattcgagattaatgaactttagaatttcaaacttctactttcgatgtctaaacctatcaaatcacgtccgattgacctcaaattttgcacacaagtcatatttgacattacggacgtACTCCAACCTCCGGAATCGGAagccgacctcgatatcaaaaattccacttccgatcaaacttctcaaaaccttcaaattattatctttagccaaatgacttcaaaatgacctacgaaccttcGAATTCACTACGATCGCGTtctcaataccagaatcaccttacagagctattcccagattcggaatcccaaacagacatcgatagcattgaatgcacttcaacccaaatttatgaaattcatccaaaaatgctaacttccgcAATAGGCGCCAAGACGCTTCCGGGGCACcaaaaacccgatccgggcatacgcccaagtatgaaatcatcatatgaacctgctggaaccttcaaatcccgattccgaggtcgtttattcaaaaatccagtcttagtcaattctttaacttaaagcttccaaaaggagaattctctttccaaatcaactccaaacttcccagaattcaattccgaccatgcgtacaagtcataatacctgaagtgaagctgctaatagcctcaaactaccgaacgacgcgctagagctcaaaacgaccggtcgggtcgttacattctctcccacttaaacatacgttcgtcctcgaacgtgctaagaactgcgctggAGTCGTTTGAAATCAAAGTTAAACACCTCGTGTACCTACCCGTGCTACCgtaactcagttgagcacattagctcaagcaaatctgaagatattctcttttattcaagcaaataagcttagagcccaattccaatatCTGAAATTCTCTATCAGGAATGTTCCCAATATATGAAcatcgtatcaatcactacacgaggtACTAGAACATGACTgtatacctttgctgaattctcaccatgcaccacatcattcacgggaccataataacattctctgatcataataaccAACATTTTCCGAATCTGACGCTCACAACGCACCTCATGATATacaagtcttgttccaactctcgcaatactgccacgatagAAGAGATGTATAGAAATTTATAACCAACTgccaagtcaacaaatcattgagtctattCTTCTAACAAGagccattacctcattctgaaccaaataatgatctttgctctttaatatgcttcatataattcGACTGCACTGATCCTAGAcccaataatctcatctcacccagtacgaactgctcaggcaataagccaccctgGTCATGATCAAAAGTCCCATATGATGCCGTAACGTGCCAATAGGCTGCAAGCTCAAACGGGATACATAAGGAAAACTAACTCAGGAatggactactcaactcacgtGAGTAATATGAACTTTTCTCAGAAAATGTGAAACATAACAGAAAAACCGGTATatgggactgtactcaacatcacactattgcggcatgcaacccgatccaaacaacatacccatggcggcatgccacccgatccacacataaaattcatatAAGGGGATACACACCGAGCTAAATTGCTTATttcaacaaaataccgaatatcgatcACAAGCACGCTATGTGCATAATACAattccctggggagacatatagcgccataagCTAACAAACTCAAGCACAGCTGAGGTGTGATATATGTTCTGAAACTAAAGAGCCATCCTTCTTACACAACACCATCGCCAcacagaacctcaacacataagaaaattaTCGAGCCATTCACAACTCAAACGGCACAATATaacattacatgaaatagccgacgacgaaataacatccaatgtccaaatactcctccataaggagcattatgctgaaatgaacacatccggcttGATATAGAGCCTATATTCATACCTAAATCCattcacagacctcaagccgattcagATCGTACCAAACTAGGTCCATAATCTTTCCTAGGTCCATAATAGCCCCCTTatccccataacacacaagaaaaactatcataaccggagtaatcctccacagtccacaacccaataaatcgAGTTCCCTCCAAGcatcaattctcaaattaatgatatcaccacaatcttcatacttggtttaattcttcaatcaattaagtgactacatgccacacttatacaaccttcccgtggggcacGCTCTCACGATTTTCCGTAACAGATAACATGTATGTACATCTATACCACCggccgcactaacgctgaaaagcgatcaagaatccttaaccaggatgcaaagcctccGACACAAAAtgccgatctcaggtgacgctgaagacaataccaacctACTCCAAACATCCAAATCCTCTTCCTGCTCATTCAAGCTCATGaaatccttgtcaacaccgaaccataaccttgatcctcactttcaaatttcGTACCGCTCACTGTACCTAACAAGCCAACATGCgatagtacaagaatttcatcacaACTCCTGAACTACTAATATagtaaacacttcatcacatggaaactttttacttaactcatttcaagagaaccatagcaacacacgagttaattctcataaccgtagaatattcaaatcctcaagtagtgatctaaaccaccataacccttccggaatccgcctacacataacatgccataatacttgaatacttctaaataaaatcaattacggtgaCCGTCGAGCCTCGCACATACCGCCACTgctatgccaattcaaccatggctaaccaatctaacttcttctaattcatccttaacttgccttagagataataatagctccattccttACATCGCCAACCAAAATCCGCACTCATCTTGAGTGACCCTATTCCATAGGACCACATTGTCTCCAAACCCTTGAACTGTTCCATACCCTCCTTGCACGCACATTTGCATCTTCGACTGACGTACCCATTTTGATAATCCCTCTATGAATCTGAagtcttttttctctttttcctcccgatgctacactgcaagtcgaAAACATCATAGATCATTTTGAGCCTCTTATCATAATCTGCTACCaaagctcgattcttaaccatactaCGGGCTTAAATCGTTAGGCACCGCATTTTTAacctttgaattcactaggaccgttgttgagagtcatccGCTCTGGCTTggtcctgaatataatcaacttCGAGGCTCCCCTGGCACATGCACACCCATCTCGATGAAGCACCCGACTAAATCACTTCCTTGTAAATCACCTCCGTACGAAACACAAATCCTGAGTCTTCTCAAAGCCTGAACATAAGCCAATcaggccaactatagcacacctttaccaattcctttgctcaaattaccacttatgttcttttcccttAGCCGAAATAACTTACCAATATGCTGATAACCCGAAACCTTACAAAAAGATAACCATACAACCTAAttataggcggtgggactctcccacttaggtTGAAgctactattacacaactctggaacctaccaagattctttcttcattgttGACATAATCTTACACGACCAACccaccaaattcctcgaaatccttctgttAGCATTTCATAAACACTCCGAATCTCCAGCAACATTCACATATTCAACTtcttactggatagccagtaaaatcctTCGCAAAAGCTTCGCCAACAATGCGACCGCTGACCTGCTCATATGAGATAACCCATCTGTAGAAATTACATGCCAGCATCTTCCAACGTCGCTGcatggggtacaatcactacgacatcaataacctatcctgagcccgtgctcattcaccaactGTACCTGTCCGTTCACTTCTTATGGACATCAACTAGATGTGCGACAATATCCTCCAATTTCAAGTGATATTGCATCCTTCTTACATATCAATCAACTCCCTTTCTGTTGCATCCAATCTCCCGCTGTATAATAGctaatattttaaattaagcCCGTGGACCCAATTGTTGTCCACTAAAATTCCCAATTAACTCTAAATGTTTCCTCAAGGTGTGCAGTTATCCTGTCACTGAACCCATATGCTTCTCTGCCACTCTCCTACTTTGGCTAAACCCCtcttctttaagcaactactcgacttccgTTTCTTACACCTGGCCtactagaaatttaaccaccgcatGACACTtctcacatgtccttcctcatcctttgctgatCAGCTGATGCCTTAGATCAAAACCTAACTCAGTAGCACTTGAACCAACAGACCGCTATTAACTCTGAACCCTTCCAAAGATCATCTTtcccgagccatcaacattagaaacattGATTCAATCCTGAATCACCGCACCCTGCGATCTCTAACAACCGCTTCTCCATTGCCATCTCACAATTCctaccccaaaggcgaattgtaGAAGATCATAACACTGGCAAACGTCGTACATTTAACAAGGACAACGTCACCTTATaacaaatgaaaattccaccacgctcgcaaataccaagtctcgttgcTCCATCAACCCAATCTGAACATTCTTAGTCTGATTGCTCTTGCTCCGCCAgaaataaaataccgaatctctaaatcatgcactgagtaatcCTTCCTTCAAATCATTCACTGCCCTGACACGTAGGCAAGCATACTATCATTATATCAATACTACGCAGCAACCGTTCATAAGCATCATGGTAACTTGTGCCTAGCCTCAGAACATTTAGAAGTACAACTACTGAGCTGAAACgatagaatatccttccacaaggcgaagACAATAGctaaacatcccgcaccacattcGTAGTACCATCAGCATTACTCACTCGTCAATTCATGACCAGCGCttcgcgtcgcataagattgaatggaaaggaaatgaaggcattAGCCTAAAAGGGAATCAAATCACACGATGAgtaaatcaagaagggaagttctcctaacatccctatagcctctcgaagataagtacaaacgtctccgcaccgatccgcgagactccactagacttgcttatgactcgtgagacctaagagaACCTAGTACTCTAataccatgttatcacgacccaaaatgcactaagagtcgtgatggcgccggacaccattgTCTGGCAAGCCAACAGCAAATAACTAGAAATTTCTCGTTTTAGATATTTCTGAAATCACTTATTTTATACATTTAAGACAATAAATAATAAATCCTACTGAATAAATAATGGTACCTTAAACAATTTTAAAATACTGAATAATcccatagacatcccagaaccgATGTCAGAAGTGCATGAGCTATTTttaggaaatcaaatgaagtacaataactgtccggaatacagaTTTGGACAGAAGGTAAATACTATATACTGAAAGAGACTATGCCGGCTATGGGTCGCCTCGAGAGATGCAGCTCACCAAAGTCTCTGTATCATCCGTCCTGCTATGCCCATTAGGACGCTAAAAGTACATGtacttgtgcaacaaaaatgcacagcaagtgtaacatgagtacaaaaataacatgtacccagtaagtatcccgtctaatctcgaaaaagtagagacaagaggtcgacttcgatacttactagtggtccaataataatgtATCAATAATATAGTAAGACGaggattttcataaaaatggttgtaactcaatagcatgaGGCCAGTAAACAATGCTTTATTTTATAGgaaattcccaaattcattttcatcattttataCATTTATCTCAGGCCAGGGAGAACAAATATCAAAACCAACGAATataaggcaagcaatacaagcatgcgcaaatcatgccgaggacgtacggtccgatccaacaatatttaaactgtgcactgccagagggtcgaatggcgtgaatcatagatgcatctatttaatctaccgaggcgttcggccagttccacaatagataaacacattcaaacaatcaaatcaagaattcatcaaggagcaATCATTCAGGAAAAAGGCAAGTTTCTCTTTTAAAGGTCAAGAAATGAtgtctagccttttagaaatttatttatacATTCAATATGTGTTTAGTCATTTTTAAATTGACAGCAAGGTTGAAAATATTACAAGTAATGCATGCTTTTGGGCCCTAGACTACCTGGatttaagcataatagtagctacgcacggactctcgtcacctcgtgcgtacgtagcccccagaATTAGGAGcacataaacaattaactcacatatggggacaattccctcttacaagattagaaaggagactcacctcgccccgaaatttcataaccggcattccacgccctttgAAGACTCAATTGATGCACAACATTCCAAAACTAACCAATAATTATGTGAACccattaatacatgttcaattactcataataatccaatttataacaatttctaatcccgatcgaaaagttgacaaaaacgccctcgggcccatgtgccctGATTCCATAATTTTTCAAAGATAAAGTTtgcccataacctcacgaactcaaatatataatttacacTCAATTTtatgcccaaaatcgtggtcaaaatccgaaaatatcaattttctaggttttccctcaaaccccaagttctaccaattttcatgttaaaatctacacataatcaatgtatttaactcaaaactagcACAAACCACTTATCTCAAGCTTGGTGGTGAAAATGTCACTCCCAGGTTGCTCCAAATCGGCTCCTATGGAgggaaaatggtgaaaatgagccaaaccctcgcttttaaaagaacacactgcccagcctgcttctcgcacctgcggtccacctgccgcttctacggctccgcacctgcggaaattttcctcgcaggtgcggtctcaGCTAACTCGCCcacgaccgcttctgcggagccaggaccacttctgcggtctcgcttctgcggaagctgcATCGCACCTGCGCCTCCAGCCAAGCCCATCCATTTCCGCTTCTACAACaccaagtccgcttctgcggccaaaacctcacaggtgttgttacaccagataccatctgcttcatttcttcttcaaattccaaatttgatccgttaaccattcggaattcacccgaggcctATGAAACCCTAACCGATCATAcgaaccagtcccaaaacataatgcggacctacttgaggcctcaaatcacatcaaacaacgtcgaaatcacgaatcacactccaattcgagcttaatgaactttagaatttcaaacttgtACTTTCGATgtctaaacctatcaaatcacgtctgattgacctcaaatttttcacacaagtaatatttgacattatggacctacttcaacttccgaaatcggatgCCGACCCCgctatcaaaaagtccacttccgttcaaacttctcaaaaccttcaaatttctatctttagctaaatgactccaaaatgacctacggacctctgaattcacttccgatcgcgctcctaataCCAGAGTCAttatacagagctattcccagacttggaatcccaaactgacattgatagcattgaaatgcacttcaacccaaatttatgaaatttttccaaaaatgctaacttccacaataggcgccaaaacgctccggGGTCACCCAAAATccaatccgggcatacgcccaagtccgaaattatcatacgaacctactagaactttcaaatcccgattccaaggtcgttcaCTCAATAATCTagtcttagtcaattctttcaacttaaagcttccgaaatgagaactctctttccaaatcaactctgaacttcccggaattcaattccgactatgcgtacaagttataatacctaaagtgaagctgctcatggcctcaaactgccgaacgacgtgctagagctcaaaacgactgatcaGGTCATTACAAGAAAGCTCTTTGAATGGTTGTAGTGGCAACAGGCAGAAACAACACAAGTTTCACTAAGAGGAATACAAGAGGATAAACTTAATGCTTCTTTGTCTTAactaatatttttgaaagatcagAAAGCCCATTTAGATTGGAGAACCTTTCATCAAAATCATGAACATCAATAATGTAACTCGCAAGCTGATTCTCAAGAGCACTCATCCTAAATTCATCAAAGTCATCAGGATACAATTCAACCATCTTCATTATTTTTCTGATATCAAAACTTGAAAATGGGTCAATTGGATTCAAACAAGCAACTCCATGAAGCAAATCGGTCGTCACTTCGTTAAAACGATCATTAAGTTCTTGAACTTGCCAATCAAGAACTTTACAAAACACATCAACACGATAATGATGAAAGGCAGTATAGTCAGCAGGTTTTCGCCGTGATCTTCCAGAGTTAACATATAGATCATCAAAATTAGGCACCAAAATATCATGCTTGATACAAAATATAGATACTTTATCAACAAACAAACCCCATTCATCATCCCTCCTTAAAGTTTGCAATCTTTTCTTTGTTACTTGAGCAAGTATCATGGCATTTGCACTCTTGCTATTTTTTTTGTAAGGATAAATTCAACTCATTTGTGATTCCCAAAATATTTTGTCATTAAATGCAACAAGAAAGCAAC belongs to Nicotiana tabacum cultivar K326 chromosome 6, ASM71507v2, whole genome shotgun sequence and includes:
- the LOC142182333 gene encoding uncharacterized protein LOC142182333; translated protein: MILAQVTKKRLQTLRRDDEWGLFVDKVSIFCIKHDILVPNFDDLYVNSGRSRRKPADYTAFHHYRVDVFCKVLDWQVQELNDRFNEVTTDLLHGVACLNPIDPFSSFDIRKIMKMVELYPDDFDEFRMSALENQLASYIIDVHDFDERFSNLNGLSDLSKILVKTKKH